In Treponema sp. OMZ 798, the following proteins share a genomic window:
- a CDS encoding immunity 26/phosphotriesterase HocA family protein → MAKRQREKLGNIYAIPLPDGTFAFGRLHRERLATAKARANDMYDIPDFKNIDFYVGVYKDVLSDGVWPKVGNIPFDNDGDAWTPQTFIEDILKPGNFEIYYKGKIRKATKDECLGLEVTAVWDREHVVDRLMGINTWTKICK, encoded by the coding sequence ATGGCAAAGAGACAAAGAGAAAAACTTGGAAATATTTATGCAATACCATTACCAGATGGAACATTTGCATTTGGGAGATTGCATAGAGAGCGATTGGCTACAGCAAAAGCAAGAGCTAATGATATGTATGATATACCTGATTTTAAAAATATAGATTTTTATGTAGGAGTATATAAAGATGTTTTATCCGATGGTGTATGGCCGAAAGTAGGAAACATTCCTTTTGACAATGACGGAGATGCTTGGACCCCACAAACTTTTATTGAAGATATTCTTAAACCTGGGAATTTTGAAATTTATTATAAAGGAAAAATAAGGAAAGCAACAAAGGATGAATGTCTTGGACTAGAAGTAACTGCTGTTTGGGACAGGGAGCATGTTGTCGATAGGTTGATGGGGATAAATACTTGGACGAAAATATGTAAATAA
- a CDS encoding RHS repeat-associated core domain-containing protein, which translates to MTPVSIAKYKQTFSFDAIGNMRNKVSTTNIPGAQGNSYPKAELDYSLNYEYDPAYAHRLIRAGNRYYRYDANGNITAEKDGPFTDEEEFAFTYSYFENEDVYGTDYGFGLDAPKETEQSNPQDLFAYRRNYTWNERNLLTKSSDRNFTVHYRYGDDGQRALKYTDEGRSETLYFNNFFTIHIPTQDQNNPQGLRVHKHIFVGNSRLVTAMTHTDNQGDNDEQKAKRYYYHSDHLGSAQFVTDWKCRQYEHIEYTPYGELWIEEVAAGLDKLPFRFTGKELDEETGLYYYGARYLDPKYSRWLSGDPALNDYMAGSSVGEGGIYNTVNFNVYHYGGNNPIKYVDPTGMWINNGDGTYTAEKGDTLYGLYGDDWKEKSGFDRDPRTLQPGEVVGKKTENIFNTSNSAISTVQAFFDGAAGACFAFGAPSWTSPYAGIGNSFGLPEYVVTQIPMRTLPDPKFVKWGNTFKDISKKLIVASVVLGIGDSIYTGISKKSFLAAGKRFIRNAASTASGFIAGGLVSIGITALSGGVGTVPGTIAGTVVGTTTSYYVDYKFKGWGW; encoded by the coding sequence ATGACACCGGTAAGTATTGCAAAATATAAACAAACATTCAGCTTTGACGCCATAGGCAACATGAGGAATAAGGTAAGTACCACAAACATACCCGGTGCCCAAGGAAACTCCTATCCCAAAGCTGAGCTTGATTATAGTTTAAATTACGAGTATGACCCTGCCTACGCACACAGGTTAATAAGAGCCGGAAACCGCTACTATCGATACGATGCGAACGGCAATATCACAGCCGAAAAAGACGGACCTTTTACTGATGAAGAAGAGTTTGCATTTACATACTCATACTTTGAAAATGAAGACGTCTACGGCACCGATTACGGCTTCGGCCTTGACGCCCCAAAAGAAACGGAACAATCAAACCCGCAAGACCTATTTGCTTACAGACGTAACTACACATGGAATGAGAGAAATTTACTCACAAAATCAAGTGACCGCAACTTTACCGTGCACTACCGCTATGGAGACGACGGGCAAAGAGCCTTAAAATACACCGATGAGGGCCGAAGCGAAACGCTTTACTTTAATAATTTCTTTACGATACATATCCCGACACAAGACCAAAATAACCCGCAAGGCTTGCGGGTGCATAAACACATATTTGTAGGAAACTCAAGATTAGTAACCGCCATGACCCATACGGATAACCAAGGCGACAACGACGAACAAAAGGCAAAGCGTTACTATTACCACAGTGACCATTTGGGAAGTGCACAATTCGTAACCGACTGGAAATGTAGGCAGTATGAACATATAGAGTATACGCCCTACGGCGAATTGTGGATAGAAGAAGTTGCCGCAGGATTAGACAAACTGCCGTTCAGATTTACAGGAAAGGAGCTGGATGAAGAGACTGGACTGTATTATTATGGAGCAAGGTACTTGGATCCGAAGTATAGTAGGTGGCTGTCAGGAGACCCGGCGTTAAATGATTATATGGCTGGTTCTTCTGTAGGAGAGGGCGGTATATATAATACTGTAAACTTTAATGTATACCATTACGGCGGAAATAACCCGATTAAATATGTAGATCCTACCGGAATGTGGATTAATAATGGAGATGGAACCTACACTGCAGAAAAAGGGGATACATTATATGGTTTGTATGGAGATGATTGGAAAGAAAAATCCGGTTTTGATAGAGACCCTCGTACGCTACAACCAGGTGAAGTTGTTGGGAAGAAAACTGAAAATATATTTAATACTTCAAATTCTGCTATTTCTACTGTTCAAGCTTTTTTTGATGGTGCAGCGGGGGCTTGTTTTGCTTTTGGAGCTCCTTCATGGACAAGTCCATATGCTGGAATTGGAAATAGCTTTGGTCTGCCTGAATATGTCGTTACCCAAATTCCTATGAGGACATTGCCTGATCCTAAATTTGTTAAATGGGGAAATACATTTAAAGATATAAGTAAAAAACTAATTGTAGCATCAGTTGTATTAGGAATAGGAGATTCGATATATACTGGTATTAGTAAAAAGAGTTTTCTCGCCGCTGGAAAAAGATTTATTCGAAATGCAGCTTCAACAGCCTCTGGGTTTATAGCAGGCGGATTAGTTTCTATAGGCATTACGGCTCTGTCAGGTGGAGTTGGAACTGTGCCAGGGACTATTGCAGGAACTGTAGTTGGTACTACTACTAGTTATTATGTTGATTATAAGTTTAAAGGTTGGGGATGGTAA
- a CDS encoding RHS repeat domain-containing protein: protein MKISYLFNQPNHITTRTAIVREQKQFIQIAFAVHLSAAISAERYRSDSGALKSAVPILVYFYIIMINKYRQSAKRKLLLNSSTDRTFENRWSRYKEPSKNKAEAYRVYVEHLFLRSDAGDARIFSKEMTHADNNGDTTEQTEKRYYYHADHLQSAQFITDWNGMQYEHIEYTPYGELWIEETAPGIDKLPFRFTGKELDEETGLYYYGARYLDPKYSRWLSGDPALNDYMAGSSVGEGGIYNTVNFNVYHYGGNNPIKYTDPTGMWDAKNEWNSEFQKKYEDYISLKISEYEKNKKRFTCEDLALSILIDFASENSLPLNIKNNSGTYNSSDNKYSDPEKYKKDVLSSTAAHDLMQNTVAVDKKNISPGDLILMDTGTPNGTKDNKMSHTQVVTENKQGIFTIKQGNFLRGSSKYGAFFYGGTMISERTLDTNRDVFKGAGNNEVPNASNAFGINYRRWDFGAWKK from the coding sequence TCTGCGGAAAGATACCGAAGCGATAGCGGAGCCCTGAAAAGCGCGGTGCCGATACTTGTTTACTTTTATATTATAATGATAAACAAGTATCGGCAGTCCGCTAAAAGAAAGTTATTACTAAACAGCTCCACTGACAGGACTTTTGAAAATAGGTGGAGCAGATACAAGGAGCCTAGTAAAAATAAAGCGGAGGCGTATCGGGTATACGTCGAGCATTTATTTTTGCGTAGCGACGCAGGAGATGCCCGCATATTTTCAAAAGAAATGACGCACGCTGATAATAACGGCGACACAACAGAACAAACAGAGAAAAGATACTACTACCACGCAGACCATCTGCAAAGTGCACAGTTTATAACCGATTGGAATGGTATGCAGTATGAACACATAGAGTATACCCCGTATGGAGAGCTGTGGATAGAGGAAACGGCACCCGGAATAGACAAACTGCCGTTTAGGTTTACGGGGAAGGAGCTGGATGAAGAGACGGGGTTGTACTACTATGGGGCTAGGTACTTGGATCCGAAGTATAGTAGATGGCTGTCAGGGGATCCTGCACTGAATGATTATATGGCAGGTTCTTCTGTTGGTGAGGGCGGTATATATAATACGGTAAACTTTAATGTATACCATTATGGCGGAAATAACCCGATTAAATATACTGATCCTACGGGAATGTGGGATGCTAAAAATGAATGGAATTCAGAATTTCAAAAAAAATATGAAGATTATATTTCTTTAAAAATATCTGAATATGAAAAAAATAAAAAAAGATTTACTTGTGAAGATCTGGCATTAAGTATTCTTATTGATTTTGCTTCAGAAAATTCTTTACCTCTCAATATAAAAAATAATTCTGGAACATATAATTCATCTGATAATAAATATTCTGATCCAGAAAAATATAAAAAAGATGTTTTGTCTTCAACTGCAGCACATGATTTGATGCAAAATACAGTTGCAGTTGATAAAAAAAATATTTCTCCAGGTGATTTAATTTTGATGGATACGGGAACGCCTAATGGAACAAAAGATAATAAAATGAGCCATACACAGGTAGTTACAGAAAATAAACAAGGTATATTTACTATAAAGCAGGGTAATTTTTTGAGAGGGAGTTCAAAATATGGAGCTTTTTTTTATGGGGGTACAATGATAAGTGAAAGGACTTTAGATACTAATAGAGATGTTTTTAAAGGTGCAGGCAATAATGAAGTTCCTAATGCATCAAATGCTTTTGGGATAAATTATCGAAGATGGGATTTTGGAGCATGGAAAAAATGA
- a CDS encoding toxin TcdB middle/N-terminal domain-containing protein — MDKLLQGKNYTVGNSNRTAIEAKILFAVCVIKKQALTGGKSLACEDKCSKKIGAKSAMLNFVFFVMLKNKIEQSAKIKLLLNSPTDRTFENRRSRYKEPGKNKAEAYRVYVEHLFLRSDAGDARIFSKEQEYTTHYTYEDGYYNRAEKEFYGFKTVKSKNAIGTVTETEYYIDSYYRKGMVKRETVKNGSTIYSIKEYEVDTAPHARIKKEVNTIRENYNEIKTESEYEYDKYGNVTKLYDKGEVTNTNDDIIAEITYWKGASEEKYFKAHPEKIQVLHGKTGTLLRKREGSYDARTGALTELKQYTTQSAYLLHRIEWTAEGNIKALTGPTGKRSEYKYLDGIYPIEIKEISSKGDKAYISTIEWDSVLGVKLKETDAANNTMSYKYDNFGRVTEVRSPYDTSETPYAKYTYITPSSSFWYTVTENKISTEAKDSAVMKTIVIHDGLGRISYTAKEGEVYIDGTADQTQTGWNISSTIHYDKAGRKTEEGMPFFYGGNLEQELVNKNSYEALEAFYELNDFTTIRNGTKYEYDDIDRNILTTLPDGHKQKTEYSIESSLQITKTTDPLENVSISKKDARGNIREVERLDKNNTILTKARYEYSVLGEMLRAYDAKNNLLSVSYDLLGRRTALESKDTGKKEWIYDEKGRLQAETDSVLKNKAAEIRYEYDGFDRILKTDYPFSHDIEYKYGAPGQNGAGQIVYKKDETGETHYTYGNLNEVVSETRTINRYGAGTNPETASFEYRSDYLGRMQSMKYPDGETITYTYDKGGQLKGVSGVKTSSKGTAEYSYVDKILYDEHAQRVYIKYGNGVETRYRYDEKRRWLDTIETKNNQTQDIFQGTSKNLFFSVPIYYFSSFFINCLV, encoded by the coding sequence ATGGATAAATTATTGCAGGGTAAAAATTACACAGTTGGAAATTCTAATCGGACAGCGATTGAAGCGAAAATCCTTTTTGCGGTTTGTGTAATCAAAAAGCAAGCTCTGACCGGAGGGAAGAGCCTTGCCTGTGAAGACAAGTGCAGCAAAAAGATTGGAGCGAAAAGCGCGATGCTCAATTTTGTTTTCTTCGTAATGCTAAAAAACAAAATTGAGCAGTCCGCCAAAATAAAGTTATTACTAAACAGCCCCACTGACAGGACTTTTGAAAATAGGCGGAGCAGATACAAGGAGCCTGGTAAAAATAAAGCGGAGGCGTATCGGGTATACGTCGAGCATTTATTTTTGCGTAGCGACGCAGGAGATGCCCGCATATTTTCAAAAGAACAAGAGTATACTACCCATTACACTTACGAAGACGGCTATTATAACAGAGCCGAAAAAGAATTCTACGGCTTTAAAACCGTAAAAAGTAAAAACGCAATAGGCACTGTAACTGAAACGGAATATTATATCGACTCTTACTACCGTAAAGGCATGGTAAAACGCGAAACGGTAAAGAACGGAAGCACCATCTACTCAATAAAAGAATACGAGGTAGACACAGCTCCCCATGCGAGAATAAAAAAAGAAGTAAACACAATACGAGAAAACTACAACGAAATAAAAACCGAAAGCGAATACGAGTACGACAAATACGGAAACGTTACAAAACTTTACGATAAGGGAGAGGTAACAAACACAAATGATGATATCATAGCGGAAATAACATATTGGAAGGGGGCGAGTGAAGAGAAATACTTTAAAGCACACCCTGAGAAAATACAAGTCTTACACGGAAAGACCGGAACGCTCTTACGAAAAAGAGAAGGAAGCTATGATGCAAGAACCGGCGCCTTAACCGAACTAAAACAATACACAACGCAGTCGGCGTATCTATTACACCGCATAGAATGGACGGCTGAAGGGAACATAAAAGCGCTAACAGGCCCGACCGGAAAGCGAAGTGAATACAAATACCTTGATGGTATCTACCCGATTGAAATAAAAGAGATAAGCTCGAAAGGGGATAAGGCTTATATAAGCACAATAGAATGGGACAGCGTCTTAGGCGTAAAGCTAAAAGAAACCGATGCCGCAAACAACACCATGAGCTATAAATATGACAACTTTGGACGGGTAACAGAGGTGAGAAGCCCCTACGACACAAGTGAAACTCCTTACGCAAAATACACATACATTACTCCATCATCTTCCTTTTGGTACACCGTAACCGAAAACAAAATAAGCACCGAAGCAAAAGACAGCGCCGTAATGAAAACCATAGTAATTCACGATGGGTTAGGAAGAATAAGCTACACAGCAAAAGAGGGGGAAGTGTACATCGACGGAACCGCTGACCAAACCCAAACGGGCTGGAACATCTCAAGTACAATACACTATGATAAAGCCGGACGCAAGACGGAAGAAGGAATGCCCTTCTTTTACGGAGGGAACTTAGAACAAGAACTGGTAAATAAAAATTCTTATGAAGCCCTTGAAGCGTTTTATGAGCTTAACGATTTTACAACGATAAGAAACGGAACAAAATATGAGTATGACGACATAGACAGGAACATCTTAACTACACTTCCTGACGGACACAAACAAAAAACGGAGTATTCGATAGAAAGCTCTTTACAAATAACAAAAACAACCGACCCATTGGAAAACGTAAGCATAAGTAAAAAAGATGCAAGAGGAAACATACGGGAAGTAGAACGCTTAGATAAAAACAATACTATATTAACCAAAGCACGATACGAATACTCCGTCCTCGGAGAAATGCTTAGAGCATATGACGCAAAGAATAATCTTTTATCGGTAAGTTATGACTTGCTTGGAAGAAGAACCGCATTAGAAAGCAAAGACACCGGCAAAAAAGAATGGATTTACGATGAGAAAGGAAGGCTGCAAGCAGAAACGGATTCGGTATTAAAAAACAAGGCTGCCGAAATAAGATACGAGTATGACGGCTTTGACCGCATACTAAAAACAGACTATCCTTTTAGCCATGACATAGAATATAAATACGGAGCGCCGGGACAAAATGGAGCGGGGCAAATAGTCTACAAAAAAGATGAAACGGGAGAAACGCACTATACTTACGGAAACTTAAACGAGGTAGTAAGCGAAACAAGAACCATAAACCGCTACGGAGCGGGAACTAATCCTGAAACTGCAAGCTTTGAATACCGCTCGGACTATCTTGGGCGAATGCAGAGTATGAAATACCCTGACGGAGAAACCATAACCTACACCTATGATAAAGGCGGACAGTTAAAGGGAGTGAGCGGCGTAAAAACCTCGTCAAAGGGAACGGCTGAATACTCTTACGTAGATAAAATCCTATATGACGAACACGCACAGCGAGTGTATATAAAGTACGGAAACGGAGTAGAAACAAGATACAGGTACGACGAAAAGCGGCGTTGGCTAGATACAATAGAAACAAAGAATAACCAAACCCAAGACATCTTTCAGGGCACCTCTAAAAACCTATTTTTTAGTGTACCTATTTATTATTTTAGTAGCTTTTTTATAAATTGTCTAGTGTAA
- a CDS encoding IS5 family transposase, protein MKQKGLFDEEDRLRVLSKLGDSLEKLNEKINWEIFKPLLKKALTKEPKGLGGRPAYDYVLMFKIIILQKLYNISDDQTEYQINDRLSFMRFLGLELKDKVPDSKTIWLFKEKLIEARVSKKLFEKFGKELARNNLIGKEGTIIDATIVEAPIQHNSKDENEQIKNGKIPEQWQEKQNKAKLSQKDCDARWTKKHKRNYYGYKDHIKVDKKSKLILKATVTAANVHDSRELKNLIEKEDERLYADSAYIGEEIDRILKAKGIEEQICERGARGKPLSKKQKISNRKKSKIRARVEHVFGFMTNSMKGIYVRTIGLARATFSIIMMNLTYNLCRYCYLKK, encoded by the coding sequence ATGAAACAAAAAGGATTATTTGATGAAGAAGATCGTTTAAGAGTATTAAGCAAGTTAGGAGATAGTCTTGAAAAATTAAACGAAAAAATAAATTGGGAAATATTCAAACCACTATTAAAAAAAGCATTAACCAAAGAGCCAAAAGGTTTAGGCGGAAGACCTGCATACGATTATGTACTGATGTTTAAAATAATAATCTTACAAAAATTATACAACATAAGTGATGATCAAACGGAATATCAAATAAACGATCGGCTATCCTTTATGAGATTTTTAGGATTGGAATTAAAAGATAAAGTACCCGATTCAAAAACAATATGGCTTTTTAAAGAAAAACTCATTGAAGCGAGAGTATCAAAAAAGTTATTTGAAAAGTTTGGAAAAGAATTAGCTAGAAATAACTTAATAGGAAAAGAGGGAACGATAATAGATGCGACAATAGTAGAAGCTCCGATACAGCATAACAGCAAAGATGAAAATGAACAAATCAAAAACGGAAAAATTCCTGAACAATGGCAAGAAAAACAAAATAAGGCAAAATTATCGCAAAAAGACTGTGATGCGAGGTGGACAAAGAAGCATAAACGTAATTATTACGGTTATAAAGATCATATAAAAGTAGATAAAAAAAGTAAGCTTATATTGAAAGCGACGGTAACAGCAGCCAATGTTCATGATAGTAGAGAGTTAAAAAATTTGATTGAAAAAGAAGATGAAAGATTATACGCAGATAGTGCCTATATAGGAGAAGAAATAGACAGGATTTTAAAAGCGAAAGGAATAGAAGAGCAAATTTGTGAAAGAGGAGCAAGAGGGAAACCTCTTAGTAAAAAACAAAAAATCAGTAACAGAAAAAAATCAAAAATACGGGCGAGAGTAGAACATGTATTTGGCTTTATGACAAACTCAATGAAAGGTATATATGTAAGAACGATAGGATTAGCTCGTGCAACATTTTCGATAATAATGATGAACTTAACATACAACTTATGTCGATATTGCTATCTAAAGAAATAA
- a CDS encoding RHS repeat domain-containing protein: MKPKPYIYPHSNYLIFRTAIEREQKQFIKIAFAVHLSAVISAERYRSDSGALKSTVLTLVYFYIIMIIHKCQQSAAQRYLNKKLSRSKIPSDRTFENRPIKKVHPCTFFISEFCIRKTLKAKTTAIRGGERVYVELILRSDAGDARIFSKEVMKTIVIHDGLGRISYTAKEGEVYIDGTADSTQTGWNISSAINYDEAGRKIEEGMPFFYGGDLEQELSSKNSYQALEAFYELNNFTTIRNGTKYEYDDIDRNILTTLPDGHKQKTEYSIESSLQITKTTDPLENVSISKKDARGNIREVERLDKNNTILTKARYEYSVLGEMLRAYDAKNNLLSVSYDLLGRRTALESKDTGKKEWIYDEKGRLQAETDSVLKNKAAEIRYEYDGFDRILKTDYPFSHDIEYKYGAPGQNGAGQIVYKKDETGETHYTYGNLNEVVSETRTINRYGAGTNPETASFEYRSDYLGRMQSMKYPDGETITYTYDKGGQLKGVSGVKTSSKGTAEYSYVDKILYDEHAQRVYIKYGNGVETRYKYDEKRRWLDSIETKNVQTQDVFQKIKYNFDAVGNVLGYNNDASTYETSQSYTYDNLYQLISVEGTSNQYKGKKSSGTTPVSIAKYRQTFAFDGIGNMKEKLSTTNIPGAQGNSYPKAELDYLLQYEYDPAYAHRLIRAGNRYYRYDANGNITAEKDGPFTDEEEFVFTYSYFENEDVYGADYGFGLDAPKETEQTNPQDLFAYRRNYTWNERNLLTKSSDRNYTVHYRYGEDGQRALKYTDEGRSETLYFNNFFTIHIPTQDQNNPQGLRVHKHIFVGNSRLVTAMTHTDNNGDNEEQKAKRYYYHSDHLGSAQFVTDWKGKQYEHIEYTPYGELWIEEVAAGLDKLPFRFTGKELDEETSLYYYGARYLDPKYSRWLSGDPALNDYIPKAPIDDEAKKHNENLPGMGGVFNTVNLHVYHYAGNNPVKYVDPDGRDIINFIKGWFNYNLNKAIYSMNRLDYPLNPQFEMANEVLAKIDQMVKSGYSIYIETLQFASENSGTATLLFLAIGQPELAAITGTIGTAADILLSFDNLSNGNYIEGAKGFAVVILSSLAGSGIKKGCEKLGSLISISVGKNGLYYMKGRRGALKTIDGLRKQLYKDFVEGYFGEKMAPGAASQMADYVMKEILKFEREETLNE; this comes from the coding sequence ATGAAACCAAAACCTTACATTTATCCACATTCTAACTATCTCATCTTTCGGACAGCGATTGAAAGGGAGCAAAAGCAATTTATCAAAATTGCTTTTGCTGTACATCTTTCCGCAGTAATTTCTGCGGAAAGATACCGAAGCGACAGCGGAGCCCTGAAAAGCACGGTGCTGACACTTGTGTACTTTTATATAATTATGATAATACACAAGTGTCAGCAGTCCGCCGCTCAAAGGTACTTAAATAAAAAACTATCGCGATCTAAAATTCCCTCTGACAGGACTTTTGAAAATAGACCGATAAAAAAGGTACATCCTTGTACCTTTTTTATCTCAGAGTTTTGCATACGCAAAACTCTCAAAGCTAAAACCACCGCCATCCGTGGCGGGGAAAGGGTATATGTCGAGCTCATTTTGCGTAGCGACGCAGGAGATGCCCGCATATTTTCAAAAGAGGTTATGAAAACCATAGTAATTCACGACGGCTTAGGAAGAATAAGCTATACAGCAAAAGAAGGGGAAGTGTACATCGACGGAACAGCCGATTCTACCCAAACAGGCTGGAATATTTCAAGTGCAATAAACTATGATGAAGCAGGACGAAAGATAGAAGAAGGAATGCCCTTCTTTTACGGAGGAGATTTAGAACAAGAACTATCAAGTAAAAACTCTTATCAAGCCCTTGAAGCGTTTTACGAACTAAATAATTTTACAACGATAAGAAACGGAACAAAATACGAGTATGACGATATAGACAGGAACATCTTAACTACACTTCCTGACGGACACAAACAAAAAACGGAGTATTCAATAGAAAGCTCTTTACAAATAACAAAAACAACCGACCCATTGGAAAACGTAAGCATAAGTAAAAAAGATGCAAGAGGAAACATACGGGAAGTAGAACGCTTAGATAAAAACAATACTATATTAACCAAAGCACGATACGAATACTCCGTCCTCGGAGAAATGCTTAGAGCATATGACGCAAAGAATAATCTTTTATCGGTAAGTTATGACTTGCTTGGAAGAAGAACCGCATTAGAAAGCAAAGACACCGGCAAAAAAGAATGGATTTACGATGAGAAAGGAAGGCTGCAAGCAGAAACGGATTCGGTATTAAAAAACAAGGCTGCCGAAATAAGATACGAGTATGACGGCTTTGACCGCATACTAAAAACAGACTATCCTTTTAGCCATGACATAGAATATAAATACGGAGCGCCGGGACAAAATGGAGCGGGGCAAATAGTCTACAAAAAAGATGAAACGGGAGAAACGCACTATACTTACGGAAACTTAAACGAGGTAGTAAGCGAAACAAGAACCATAAACCGCTACGGAGCGGGAACTAATCCTGAAACTGCAAGCTTTGAATACCGCTCGGACTATCTTGGGCGAATGCAGAGTATGAAATACCCTGACGGAGAAACCATAACCTACACCTATGATAAAGGCGGACAGTTAAAGGGAGTGAGCGGCGTAAAAACCTCGTCAAAGGGAACGGCTGAATACTCTTACGTAGATAAAATCCTATATGACGAACACGCGCAAAGGGTATATATAAAGTATGGAAACGGCGTAGAAACAAGATATAAGTACGATGAAAAGCGAAGATGGCTTGACTCGATAGAAACAAAAAACGTACAAACCCAAGATGTCTTTCAAAAAATAAAATATAACTTTGATGCAGTTGGAAATGTCCTCGGTTATAATAATGACGCAAGCACGTATGAAACAAGTCAGAGTTACACATACGACAACTTGTACCAACTGATAAGCGTAGAAGGAACGAGCAACCAATACAAGGGTAAAAAAAGCTCTGGAACAACACCTGTAAGCATTGCAAAGTACAGACAAACCTTTGCCTTTGATGGCATAGGCAACATGAAAGAAAAGCTAAGCACCACAAACATACCCGGTGCCCAAGGAAACTCCTATCCCAAAGCTGAACTTGACTACTTGCTTCAATACGAGTATGACCCTGCCTATGCACACCGCCTAATAAGAGCAGGCAACCGATACTACCGCTATGACGCAAACGGAAATATAACGGCAGAAAAAGATGGGCCATTCACAGATGAAGAAGAGTTTGTATTTACATACTCATACTTTGAAAATGAAGACGTATACGGTGCCGACTACGGATTTGGTCTTGACGCACCTAAAGAAACCGAGCAAACAAACCCTCAAGACCTATTTGCTTATCGAAGAAACTACACATGGAACGAGCGAAACCTCTTAACCAAATCAAGCGACAGAAACTACACAGTACACTACCGCTACGGCGAAGACGGCCAAAGAGCTTTAAAATACACTGACGAGGGAAGAAGCGAAACGCTATACTTTAATAACTTTTTCACGATACACATACCGACACAAGACCAAAACAACCCGCAAGGCTTACGAGTGCACAAACACATCTTTGTGGGAAATTCAAGATTAGTAACTGCAATGACGCACACGGATAACAATGGAGACAACGAAGAACAAAAAGCAAAGCGGTATTACTACCACAGTGATCACCTTGGCAGTGCGCAATTCGTAACCGACTGGAAAGGTAAACAATACGAACATATAGAATACACACCTTATGGAGAGTTATGGATTGAAGAAGTAGCAGCAGGATTGGATAAATTACCGTTTAGGTTCACAGGCAAGGAACTTGACGAAGAAACAAGTTTATACTACTATGGAGCAAGGTACTTGGATCCGAAGTATAGTCGGTGGTTAAGCGGGGATCCTGCATTAAACGATTACATACCAAAGGCTCCCATTGATGACGAAGCGAAGAAACACAACGAGAATTTGCCGGGAATGGGAGGGGTGTTTAATACCGTCAATCTGCATGTGTATCACTATGCGGGAAATAATCCGGTTAAGTATGTGGATCCGGATGGACGGGATATAATCAATTTTATTAAAGGATGGTTTAATTATAATCTAAATAAAGCAATTTATTCAATGAATCGATTAGATTATCCATTAAATCCTCAATTTGAAATGGCAAATGAGGTTTTAGCTAAAATTGATCAAATGGTAAAGAGCGGATATAGCATATATATTGAAACGCTGCAATTTGCAAGTGAAAATTCTGGAACTGCTACATTGCTCTTCCTAGCTATTGGACAGCCTGAATTGGCGGCAATTACGGGAACTATTGGTACTGCTGCTGATATACTGCTGAGCTTTGATAATCTTTCTAATGGTAATTATATTGAGGGTGCTAAAGGTTTTGCAGTAGTAATTTTATCTTCATTAGCTGGTAGTGGCATTAAGAAAGGGTGTGAAAAATTAGGTAGTCTAATTAGTATTTCTGTGGGCAAAAACGGCTTGTATTATATGAAAGGGCGGCGGGGTGCATTAAAAACAATTGATGGACTAAGAAAGCAATTATACAAAGATTTTGTAGAAGGATATTTTGGTGAAAAAATGGCTCCAGGAGCTGCTTCACAGATGGCTGATTATGTTATGAAAGAAATATTAAAATTTGAAAGAGAGGAAACTTTGAATGAATAG